A part of Myxococcus landrumus genomic DNA contains:
- the nuoF gene encoding NADH-quinone oxidoreductase subunit NuoF — protein MASTAKGIDPIISAAWGKPQSWTLDSYKKRGGYEGLKKALEMQPAAIIDEVKKSNLRGRGGAGFPTGLKWSFVPKDSPKPKYLAVNGDESEPGTFKDRYILEDDPHMMLEGIAIASYALGVHTCYVYLRGEFKFPAERCQAAIDEAYKAGIFGKKLMGKDFELNCYLVRGAGAYICGEETALLESLEGKKGWPRLKPPFPAVVGLFGSPTVVNNVETLASVPHVFTGGSDWYAKLGTDKSGGTRLVCLSGSVNRPGVYEVSMFTTLAELIYDDKYGRGMPAGRKVKAVIPGGSSAPVLGADELDVAMEFEALKVKQTMAGSGGVIVMDDATCMVRSLWRVARFYAEESCGQCTPCREGTPWQTRLLRKIEEGRGEPGDIDMLSNVASSIAPYPPIGLGNTICALGDAAALPTHSFLMRFKDEFEAHIREKRCPFGDKPWGSFGDWS, from the coding sequence ATGGCCTCTACGGCAAAGGGCATCGACCCGATCATCTCGGCGGCCTGGGGCAAGCCGCAGTCCTGGACTCTCGACAGCTACAAGAAGCGCGGTGGCTACGAGGGCCTGAAGAAGGCGCTGGAGATGCAGCCGGCCGCCATCATCGATGAGGTGAAGAAGTCCAACCTGCGCGGCCGCGGCGGCGCGGGTTTCCCCACGGGTCTCAAGTGGAGCTTCGTCCCGAAGGACAGCCCCAAGCCCAAGTACCTGGCCGTCAACGGCGACGAGTCCGAGCCGGGCACCTTCAAGGACCGCTACATCCTCGAGGATGACCCGCACATGATGCTGGAGGGCATCGCCATCGCGTCGTACGCGCTGGGCGTGCACACCTGCTACGTGTACCTGCGCGGTGAGTTCAAGTTCCCCGCGGAGCGCTGCCAGGCCGCCATCGATGAGGCGTACAAGGCGGGCATCTTCGGCAAGAAGCTGATGGGCAAGGACTTCGAGCTCAACTGCTACCTGGTCCGTGGCGCCGGCGCGTACATCTGCGGCGAGGAGACCGCGCTGCTGGAGAGCCTCGAGGGCAAGAAGGGCTGGCCGCGCCTGAAGCCGCCCTTCCCCGCGGTGGTGGGCCTCTTCGGCTCCCCCACGGTGGTGAACAACGTGGAGACGCTCGCGAGCGTGCCCCACGTCTTCACCGGTGGCTCCGACTGGTACGCGAAGCTGGGCACGGACAAGTCGGGCGGCACGCGACTGGTCTGCCTGTCGGGCTCGGTGAACCGGCCTGGCGTCTACGAAGTGTCCATGTTCACCACGCTCGCGGAGCTCATCTACGACGACAAGTACGGCCGAGGCATGCCGGCGGGTCGCAAGGTGAAGGCCGTGATTCCGGGCGGGTCCTCGGCGCCGGTGCTGGGCGCGGACGAGCTGGACGTGGCCATGGAGTTCGAGGCCCTCAAGGTGAAGCAGACCATGGCGGGCTCCGGCGGCGTCATCGTCATGGACGACGCCACCTGCATGGTGCGCAGCCTGTGGCGCGTGGCGCGCTTCTACGCGGAAGAGTCCTGCGGCCAGTGCACGCCGTGCCGCGAGGGCACACCCTGGCAGACGCGCCTGTTGCGCAAGATTGAGGAAGGGCGCGGCGAGCCCGGCGACATCGACATGCTGTCGAACGTGGCCTCGTCCATCGCCCCCTACCCGCCCATCGGCCTGGGCAACACCATCTGCGCGCTGGGCGACGCGGCGGCGCTGCCCACGCACTCGTTCCTGATGCGGTTCAAGGACGAGTTCGAGGCTCACATCCGCGAGAAGCGCTGCCCGTTCGGCGACAAGCCCTGGGGTTCGTTCGGAGACTGGTCTTGA